CAAATTTTGTGGTAACTGAATTACGCCCATGGTCGTCCGTTTAAATTTAACACTGGCGCCTGCAAATGCGAGTATTCCTCACGTCGACAGTaatataatacgagtatatacctatattttaattcataattttaacttgtttttctaaccttcttctaaccttcCTAATAACCAATAACCAAGCTTATTGTTCATGTTATCCTGCTGTTGCATTTGCTCATGTAACGTATATGTGCTATGGATTTTAATTCATTcagatttaacaatttgtttacggttttgatcttgttttgataGGACCTTAcggagcccactgattaccagttcgccggatgatatcagcctgtcagttgttcggagctgtcaaattgtGCGTTTACCTGACAGGCTAATATCGGCCGACGAACTGggaatcagtgggcccctttaaaggtAGCTCACACTGATTAGTGCATGCGAAACGAAGTGAAAACCGTTTGTGAAATGcacgccaatcaccaagacgatcgtcatGATCAAAACCATAGCAAGTTTTGTTAAATCTGAATCGGACCCCAGTAATTTATCAAAGAATGACGCATTCGGTTTTACCCGACATATACCAATTTTAAGTAGCAAATAGCCTCGTCCTGACTAATTTATTCAATAAGAACATTTTATATAGTTACCTACTGTCCAGAAAATTGTAATTGATCTTCTGAATTCTGCCTAGTGTACCTACTTTATGAACCACATATTAAAAATCCATTTTATAAAAAgataaaactattaaaaacttgtttttagaAACCAGTGTGCCAGAGAAGATCTAGTAccattacatatttaatttaacattttaatcATCTACATAATCATTAATATCATTATATTCTTTAACTAGTTTTAGTCGTTTGACCAcagtatttttattaagtaaccTACTTTTGTACTTATGATTTTATATGCATATATTATTGTTAAGACCTTTAGAACATCAATAATGTAATAAACTAAGACTAGGTTAATGCATTTACGATTGTCGGAGGTGGTTGATATTTTTCCACATTTACGATTCATTGTCAAACCGTCAATAATGCAGGTAATGGAAATCATTAACCGTGGTTATCGATTCTGCTCAGAAATTGAATGTCAAGACTATTCCATTGTGTAAGCCTTTGTCCACCTCACATTATGTATCACGCCTATTTTGCGTGCTAATAaccatgtacagtcgccatcagatatatcggagcggccaaggcgctcacaaatatctgaacacgcctctattgtcagggcgttagaggaCGTGTTCAGATGTACCTAACTGCACACAACTGACTTTTTCTGTACCTTCAGTATATTGTTTAAGATAGGGAAATGTTTTGACtcaaataaaattcaataattaataggtacctaatagtaGTAAATAAGATCAGTATCAGATGTAGTAGTAAATAACTTTCATTTGAATTTTCCTGAAAGGTACAAAGATAAACATATCTCTATAAGAGATAGCGAAGGTATTTTGCCAATCAGATCAAATTCAGCACTAAGGTTTGATACAGCCTTCCGCTAAATTCATGGACATTTTATGAATATGTTCATTTATAATATGTCCATGAAATTTTACAGCTCGCTGTAGGTGAGACgtctttaaatattttatccaCCTTGCAATAAACATTTTCACAATCAacaatttagtttattttagttCTTAACTTAACCGCGCATAATACAATAAGCAGTGTTCGATTTAATGTTTCCTCGCCAGACGATTACAAAGACTTGCACATTGTTATATTATAAACAACAGCgtcattcaaaataaaataaaactgcacaTTACTTAAGCGACATAACTTTAAAACATGTCATTGGTAAAACCGAACGTTGAAATCGAAGTGGTCGTAAACAGCGGAACCAATACTTCGCGTTACTGGGTTATTGCGTAGGTAGTATTGTTTTAGTACCTTGTAATGTTTATGCATTTTTGAAGGCGATTTGTGGTTTTTTAAATGTAGCTTAGGGAAATCGTAAATCAATCGAGTCATCTTGtcgttataaatattattaatccaTTTTCTTATGGTCTAAATGGTCAATTAAACGTTTGTTATTGCCACATTCTTGCAAACTAGTGCAAACAGTTTTCATTTCATAAATTATGAAACTTAAATATTCTTAAAATgttaacaaacaaaaaactatgTGTCTCAGGTCTCTGATGACAGCgcaatatattataggtaccttaGTAGTTTTCTTATCTCTATCCATAGGTTGTCTTAAAAAAATTGcactttagcgataagaccgcctgttttTTAACCTCTACTCACATGTGACATTGTGATTCTTCTTTAATTGTTGTTTGTGCTTCtttatcaaaaatattgtatttaattATATGTAAGTAGTTTATTTTGTCCTCCGTTTTGCATATTGCAAATATCAAGTCATCGAAATCAGCCAAATCCTTACTTTTAACTACCTACCTCTGATCCTGCATATTGTCAAGTGGCCAGTCAGTCTATGCATGTATCATATTGCTATGCCATTAAAAATTATGTACGGTGAAACAGTGATAAGAATcactttgtaacatttttgttttaagtgTTGAAAATTCTTGTATTTAATATTGATAATGCCCGAGCTATAAATGAGTTGGTCACCAGGACTGTGTCATATTTGTAAGCTTCTTTGTAGTGAAGGCATTCTCTTTCTACAATTGTCTCAGAGTTTCTTTGACTCACTTTACAAGCCTGCAGTATCAACTGGGTCATATAAAGATTACTCCAGACGTTAGACTAAATTGATCACTCCTACTCCTGAGGACAAAGTTTAGCACAAGAGTAATAAAGGAAagaagtaggtactaggtagttCGTTATACAGAGAAGGTTTCAATGGAACAAAAATTGTTTCAGTAGGTATATCTTCAGTACATTCCTAAGCGTGATTGATGTGTGACCTTCACACGATAGGAAGTACTGTCTGACGAGTATATTAATTTATGTGTTATTTGTTTATGACTTTACCTTCCTTTTGCAGTTGCAGCCGCCGTGGCCATGGCTTCAGCCAGTGGTGAGGAGAAGATCCTCAACGATGGAAACAACGTTTTTACCGCCAACATGTTCTCGGTGAGTGCTTAAAGAATTATATATAGTCATTAAACTGTAAAGAGTGTGGGTGTAGGAGGTAGAGGTAAACACAGGAATAAGcaatttatttatgaaaacgCGGCGAGATGGTTATATAAAGGGCGAAGATTCAAAGGCAACTGTCACTATTAGATATTGATACAAAGACGTGGTTGACTGAGCCAACCAATTGAAATATCTTCAGATAAGTACTTAAACATTTTTAAGAATGGCAATTCATGAGAAAGATACACTGTTTAAGAGGGAGATAATACAAAATTGtggtttttatattgaatttttacatgtttattcAAAGGCAAATAACATGAGGAAATTCACACAAAACCtatctaattttcatttaattttacaataaaatacaatacaaatactctttattgcacacctcaataaaagaagacaatacaaaagaaaacagaaatacaagcagaggtaaacaacatgcggtcttatcgctaaaaagcgatctcttccagacaatttaatttgtatatCGTTACCCTGAATAACAGAGCAGTATAATTCAAGTATAAAATGCCTATAATATAGCCGAGGGACGTGAGGAGCAAATATGAAACAGAAGTATACCTTCAGTTATTGAGGAAAAACCTTAAAACCCGTACGATGGCCATATCTTGTGTtcccttctaatttcctggctttacgccTTCTctaaatattaggtcattacctatgaaattggcgttttgttcggagaatttcaacgaaacacgaatttccatacaattaatttagcggatatttttttgatggctaattcaaaccaaacaaaatttttccagtaatttttgacacctttaaggtatgttttcaatatctccatttcttgaaaattggtaccattagaaaaatataagtaattttaatactcgaaccgacagcacatgaaaagacctattttcatggcttaattctgaacacttaacaataaaaaataacaattaattgtatgtaaaatcgttgtttattgagtgcactgtagttttattgtaattgtgtatgtacttttgtaaaaaaaaaaaaaactaggatcagacttatatctatgaacaaaaacgccaatttcataggtaaggacctaatataagCAACCGTTCTTTCTGCAGGAGGTGGTAAAAGAGCAGGCTGGCAAGAGCGTGGTGATGTCCGCGTTCTCTGTCATGCAGCCGCTGGCTCAACTCGCCATGGCCTCCGTCGGCGAGTCCCATGACCAGCTCCTCAAGGCCATCGGCCTTCCCAACGACAATGTGGTAACTACTCTCATATTTTACTTTACAACCGACTTACCGAGGAATATATGAGGATTCCATTTGCTCTTGGTTTGCACTATGGCACtgtgaattattttataattcttTGCGCTTGCTACGCATCGAATATTCATTTGGAAATTCATTCCTTTCTTATACCGCTGACTCGACGCAAGCGGGCAGCGGGCCGATGAGCGTCCGATCAAGGCCATTCATATATTACGCTCGATCAAATGCGAGTTAACGCTTGTCATAAAATATGAGCATCATAATATTACATAGTTCACTTCGACCTCTTTAAATTCCAAGGATGCTActacacatttattttattttcagaccAAAGAAGTGTTCCCCAAGGTGACCGCTCAACTCCGAGCAGTAAAAGGAGTAACACTGAAGCAAGCCAACAAAATATACATTCCCCCAAATGCTGAAGTGAAGGAAGACTTTGCAGCCCTCTCAAAGAGCGTCTTCGGTTCGGAATTCAAGAATATTGACTTTACGAAAAATGTGCCTGCTGCTCAGGAAATCAACTCATGGGTAAGAATGGGCGATGTAATCTTTTTCTTCACCATTAAGCTATCCCAGTTGCATCTTACAGGAGCCCAGGGTCAAATCGTTAGAATTTAGCCCACGTGCTGGTTCCTACGATAGGAGCTACCTTTCGATCAGGTCGAAGAAGGGCTGATTGAAATTAGTCTGGTTTCTTAATGATGTTTTCTATAATTGATGACCTGGTAATTATAtatcaaattaaataagtaaatacgTTATGTTCTAAGAAACACATTCGTTTGAGTTGGGGTTCGAACCCACGACATCCAGATTGGAAGCTACACGCCTTACCACTTGGACACTATCGCTCAGTGATATGATAAATTACTTTTGAACAATCATAAAAAATCCAATGTGATGATCAGGGATTGCTCTGAAAGCGTACATTTACATAAAGAcgtttaatgtaaaatattagtTCCAACTGGGTTATTTTCGTCAATCGtctcttttttactttttcaatTAGATTTGTCTTTGTTCAGGTGGAGGATCAAACGAACCACAAAATCAAGGACTTGGTCGACCCGAACTCCCTGGGAGCGGACACTCGTGCCGTCCTCGTCAACGCTTTGTACTTCAAGGTAAATAACACGTTTTTCAATAATAGTAATACTGCATTCTTGTAATCGTCACTATAAAATccacaatattaaaaaataaggaaAGTCAACGTTCCACGCTAATTTTTTTGTCTCACTTGTTTAGTCTTGGTGACTGAATTAGCAGACTATATCCGATAATTTTGTTTATGATGGCTAACTTGATGTCTGGCGACTTCTAGGCACACCactaaaaaactttaaaattactttatatattttattaatcttaCAGGGTTCATGGGAAAAGAAATTCGATAGTAAAATCACTACTGATCGTGATTTCCATGTAACTAAAGACAAGACAGTGAAAGTGCCGACGATGTACAAGAAAGACGACTTCAAATATGCCGAGAGTAAAGAGCTCGATGCTAAGGTAACTGATATCTTTAAATATatctttcattttatttattttatacgctgCATCCTAAATGCTTCCCCCTGTTATAAACTCCTATTTTTATACGCAGCAGTTGGAGACGATTTGGGCTCGAGTTAGGCCAGCTAATCATGACCttgaagaacattttttttatatagttcCTTTACATAGCTCCCATATAAGAGGTGTAACTGGCCGTGATTTAGCGATaacattaaattttaatggACCAGACCTTAATTGAATTTTGCTGCGTTTTAAACCCCTTTATTTTGCTTTTAGCTCTTGGAACTGCCATATGAAGGAAAGGAGGCATCTTTCCTTATCGTCCTCCCTAACGAAATCGACGGTCTGGCAGCTTTGCAGGAGAAACTGAAGGACCCGACTGCCTTGGACAAGGCTGTGGCTGAGATGCGCGAAGTAGAAGTCAACGTGTACCTCCCTAAGTTCAAGATTGAAACTACTATCGACCTGAAAAAAGTTCTGTCAAAGGTAATTATCTTTCAATCATTCATGCTCCACGCTTTGTATCAAATACGAATGTAACGCCAATTCTTGTGAAGTGATCTACATTTTGATCACCTTTTATTTTTGACAATGGTATGAGACCACTTTTCTTTCGTTATGAAGGTATAAAAATGTCTAGATTTAACATTtttggttttgattttgatagGATTGTTAATTATTCTATAGgtatatatgtttatttatttttatcttattaTTTCAGATTGGCATTACCAGCCTTTTCGACCCCTCAAAAGCCAAGCTGGACAATCTCTTGAAGAACGAGAGCGGTCTGTACGTCAGTGATGCCATCCAGAAGGCTTTCATCGAAGTCAACGAGGAGGGCGCCGAGGCAGCTGCAGCTAATGGTAAGTTTTCTAATTTATGACATCTGATACTCGTTAtctaatatgtacatacattgtAAAAGTCTTGGTGAATCACACGCGTTCtgtttttgctttttttagTGAAACAAACTATTTGTCCGTTTTTCAGGCAAAttactatatatatttatagcGATATTTTATACTCGtagtgtgtgcgtgtgtgttgTTTTGTGGATTTggtggatatttttttttattacgggATTTCTTCGTATTTGGATTCTAGCACAGGGAAATCTTAGATGTTATTTAGTTTTTTGTCAGAGCACGACTGGTCATTGCGATATTTCCTTGTATGAAAAAAGAAACtggttataggtacctactgagatTCGCAGCCAGTTGTGTTGGGACTTCTCTTTGACAACGGAGTATTTCTTCTATTTATCCTTACATATCAACGACTCGTCGTTTAGTAGACTTAATCTCGTTACGTTTTAAAGCACCATAAAATTAAGACAAAATTCTTGTCGATCTTTATACATCAAGTCAAGAATTTTACCTCAATTAGAtgtgttttatacagaatttGCACCCTGCTTGAAAACTacatagtttttaagtttttaatacGTCGACGAGTGTCGggtgtatgtgtatgtgtgtgtgtgtctagatttttttgttattaacgTATCGACAATTCCTACATTTTTGTGTTTGTTTTGTAAAGATTATACAACTAATATTACCTAAGCGAGATCAAGATTATGAGAAGGGTTTACACTGTGCCAGTGCAAGTATATTGCTAGAGTTTCTAAGTATAACTGTACGACTTTACAATTTGTTAAAGTTTTGTTATTGttatgatacgaccttgacatgACTCGCTGTGCATTTCGTGCGCATCAATCAGTGTGTGAGCGATTATATCAATATTCATACCTAAACTGGTTTTTAAACCAAAATAACGGGCGATGTCATGtaactaattaaataactacctatatagttgaatcatcgagagcgtggaattgcatatgtagtagtattgtttgtttacaggcattctatatttgaattttctattttcttgtactatcagcatacaaccactacaaatgcaaatccatcttctcgataattcaacttaTACAACTTTGTTCTTACAAAACTAGTCCGATTCAAagctataaatataatagtttTATGTTTCAGTGAAATATTACAATAGAGTTAGATCAAAATAAatctacaacgattttgatagcacacgcagtgcaagtgttatttattcgTCATAATTTTGAAGTTTGACGCTTAAAATAACACTATTCTAACtctattttgattttgataattTCCTTACATATTTTTCCATCATTTATTATATCAATCCCATAAAACTgataattaattttgtttaataaaaataaactaccAAACGCGTTAATAATAACGATTAACACGTAGTTATTCATTTAattcaaaatacaataaaaaaaaatgtaataaaataaagtaattattaacagataaataaataggtaactaATACTTTTTTAAAGCCAACAAATCATGCAAAATAGCTAATCATTTCTTTATTACACCGATAacaatgtaaaattgtatttgcataattaaatataataattagctTGCATACATAGTTATGACTACTAGTGTCCTACAAATTTTCTCTTggtaaaaattaaacaaaccttaatttgttttattaattttaataacattgATTTTAAAGTAATGCAGTTCATTAAacattttacttaaattatgTATCATCTTATTATACTTGAAATAGGAGTCGCATCAGTCGCATCGTAAATCAGATtactaataggtacttaaattatattcgtaaaaaatatttttctttttttgccgTAAGAACGTGTTTTTTCTATacttcaatattattatttttcaaacctccctaaatatctttttttttttttcaaaattaaccaAGTGTGATTATTATagtgggtcaagcaaatcttgtcagtagcaaacggcggcaaatttgaaaaatctcgGGTTACcaacactgtgttcgaataattcgaaaatcgcgtgtcatctgtgttttatctgtggaatgtggatcgtCAATGACAGTCAtaatcttgtttgtttacattctgaatcgtttcTATTTCTAGAAATATTTCTGCTGTCAacattaaataccaatatattaaataagattgtgcatgacCTTAAGCAAAGCTAAGGTGCCTACAATGCCTTATACAGTGCCaactgagaaatctaataaaatattaaaatccagtAGGACATCTACCTGCGAAAACAGTGATTTTATTCACACATTCTTGTTTAACGGGATAGTCCacttctaattttattttgagatcttcaaatttgttaatcatTTTGATTAAGATCAAAAAATTTCAATAAACCGCGAGTGACAATTTGAATTGCAGTACGTAGGGCGCGCAGAAACAAAATGTTTTGGTTCaatgtacattgctgcttttcttagcgcaatactgctctttgagtgttgccccgCTTTAGTatgctttacattgctactgacaagatttgcttgacccactATATATGCATTTTGataaaaacattttctttttctcCTTTCAGCATTCCAAGTCGTAAGCCGATCAGGCAAATTCTACTACGTTGAACCAAAAGAGTTTAACGCAGACCATCCTTTCCTCTTCTTTTTAAACAGTAACTCTAACGAGCTTTTCAACGGAGCTTATATTAATTGAATTAGCTTATATATTTTTAGCGTTAATATAAGTATACATGATAATTTTATACTACCTCaattataagttataagtaaTTCGTTATGACTGTACCTgcctaattttataattttattacaatgtTTTATGAAACATATTGAGATTTTCTTTCATTTTTGATCCtctaactaaaaactaaattaattattgaaaatttcttatgctataaaaaaaatgttgtatggTTGAGCACATTTTACCAGTATCTGGCATCTGGCATGAAAAAATAAAGTAACGCTTTTACAGGAAACAAATTTAATGCAATagacaataataaatattatttatagaaataaaaaaatggtcAAATACTTTTTTGTGCCCTCTTAAATTAATTTAGCAGTAATAAGTAAAATATAGGCACGAAATAGTAcattttaaaactttatttGTCAAAATCAActcaaataatttataaacaattTATGGGCTGGTAGAAATTATAATGAAAactgcaaataaataataaacaaccgTGACTTGACTTGACTTGactaaaataaagaaaatatgttGTCACCAAAAAGTTGTTTTCCTATGTATCTTGTATTACAGAATTCGGAATATTTTACGCGATGGCGGTACAGGAATACTTTTTTACGGCAGACCGGTCGTTCGTATTCGTCCTTAACGTCGGTTCCAGCACTTTATTCAGCGGCCTCTTCCAGTCCTAAGTACAAATTATATATTGACACAGAATGCATGCACGAATGACGGGCACGAATGTATCTTAAAGgtcatattaaaaaaatatgtatgagaTCTAATTGCCACGACCAATTCAAAATATTGTATGAAAAGAGTACACACAACCGTTGACATATTCTCAAAAAATGACTCTatttcaatgaaatatcacattattattattatataagctTTATTTCTCGAACATCCGTTCTAAAATTGactatttttttgttatattttcaCGATGTGTGATCCCTTAACCCTTAAGGGTAAAAGCCTCCTCCATCTTTTTCCATTTCTCTTTGTCTGTAGCATTATTCTCCCAAGTCTTTCCTGCGACTGCTATGATGTTGTCATCCCatatttttctttgttttccTGAGTTTCGTTTGCCTAGTGGGCCTTTCCATTTGGTCTTTCCAGTGGGCCTTTCCTTGAATAGTCCACCACTTTGTATCTAGCCAAATGTCCAGCCCACCTCAATTTTTGTCTTAAACTAAACTTTCTTACTTTGTTTATTCTTCTTAGTTTCAATAGGCTTCTTTCAAtaggaaaatacatttatttacaaataagatatatacagtggtattagtaaaagaaataaataactagcttaaatctaaaataagcccttgaggcattgtgccagggatgctggcggcatttcctcgctgtatcgcaatgctgatacgttgagcgaggtagccgccagcatCAGCCTCTCTTTCCATTGAATGTTGGCaggataattttttttcttaaattttaataatttttatttcggTGAAGACCCATGTCTGGCATCCGTAGGTTAAACTGAGGTGGATGCAGGAATCcataactatattttttatatattgagGCTATAATTTCCTTTTAGGATGTCTTTATGTGACCATTATTTTCTCCAGGCTATGTTTATCCTCCTGTCCACCTCGTTTATGTTGCTATTGGGGTCAAACGAAATAATTTTTCCTAAGTATACATAGTTGTCCACATATTCTATTGGCTTTCCTTCTACAGTTATACTTTTTTGTGGTTGTTCGTCATctcataatatatatatatttttttggtgaaaggattttttttctacttccatattattttctttttatacctcccgtaatttattttttaccaaAATTAACCAAGTGTGATAATAATATCCATattggtaaaaaaaactttttctcCTTTCAGCATTCCAAGAAGTAACCCGATCAGGCAAATTCTACTACGTTGAACCAAAAGAGTTTAACGCAGACCATCCTTTCTTCTTCTCTTTATACAGTCTTTCTAACGAGCTTTTCAACGGAGTTTATATTAATTGAATTAACTTATTTAGTTAGCATTGATATAAGTATAATGCATGATAATTTTATACTACCTCAATTATAAGTAATTCGTTATGATTGTACTGgcctaattttataattttattacaatgtTTTGTGAACTATATTGAGATTTTCTTTCATTTTTGATCCTCtaactaaaaactaatttaattatAGAAGATTTTTAATGTTATAATAACAATGATGTATGGTTTAGCACACTTTTCTATAACTGGcattaaaaaatgaaaatgaacaGTAAAAACGCTTTTACACAAAACAAATTGATTGAGGCAATagacaataataaatatgaaataaaaaaattgtgaaatattTTAGGTGCCCTCTTAAATTAATTTAGCAGTAATAGGTACGAAATAGTACTTTTTAAAACTTTATTTGCCAAAATCAAGTCAAATAGATTTTAAacaatttattatatgaaaactGCAAATAAATACTAAACAACCGTGACTTGACTTAactaaaataaagaaaatatatgTATCTTGTATTACAGAATTCGGAATAAGTTACGCGATGGCGGTACAGGAATTCTTTTTTACGGCAGACCGGCCGTTCGTATTCGTTCTTAACGTCGGTTCCAGCACTTTATTCAGCGGCCTCTTCCAGTCCTAAGTACAAATTTACTGACACAGAATGCATGCACGAATGAAGGGCACGAAAGTATCTaagggggcccactgattaccagttcgccggacgatatcagcctgtcagtaacgcaaaatttgacaactc
This genomic window from Cydia splendana chromosome 9, ilCydSple1.2, whole genome shotgun sequence contains:
- the LOC134793832 gene encoding alaserpin-like isoform X15; this encodes MNTLIFFAAAVAMASASGEEKILNDGNNVFTANMFSEVVKEQAGKSVVMSAFSVMQPLAQLAMASVGESHDQLLKAIGLPNDNVTKEVFPKVTAQLRAVKGVTLKQANKIYIPPNAEVKEDFAALSKSVFGSEFKNIDFTKNVPAAQEINSWVEDQTNHKIKDLVDPNSLGADTRAVLVNALYFKGSWEKKFDSKITTDRDFHVTKDKTVKVPTMYKKDDFKYAESKELDAKLLELPYEGKEASFLIVLPNEIDGLAALQEKLKDPTALDKAVAEMREVEVNVYLPKFKIETTIDLKKVLSKIGITSLFDPSKAKLDNLLKNESGLYVSDAIQKAFIEVNEEGAEAAAANEFGIFYAMAVQEYFFTADRSFVFVLNVGSSTLFSGLFQS
- the LOC134793832 gene encoding alaserpin-like isoform X7, which produces MNTLIFFAAAVAMASASGEEKILNDGNNVFTANMFSEVVKEQAGKSVVMSAFSVMQPLAQLAMASVGESHDQLLKAIGLPNDNVTKEVFPKVTAQLRAVKGVTLKQANKIYIPPNAEVKEDFAALSKSVFGSEFKNIDFTKNVPAAQEINSWVEDQTNHKIKDLVDPNSLGADTRAVLVNALYFKGSWEKKFDSKITTDRDFHVTKDKTVKVPTMYKKDDFKYAESKELDAKLLELPYEGKEASFLIVLPNEIDGLAALQEKLKDPTALDKAVAEMREVEVNVYLPKFKIETTIDLKKVLSKIGITSLFDPSKAKLDNLLKNESGLYVSDAIQKAFIEVNEEGAEAAAANAFVALATSLVVNPKIYEIRADHPLLFVLQAGDRTLFSGVYHN
- the LOC134793832 gene encoding alaserpin-like isoform X5, producing MNTLIFFAAAVAMASASGEEKILNDGNNVFTANMFSEVVKEQAGKSVVMSAFSVMQPLAQLAMASVGESHDQLLKAIGLPNDNVTKEVFPKVTAQLRAVKGVTLKQANKIYIPPNAEVKEDFAALSKSVFGSEFKNIDFTKNVPAAQEINSWVEDQTNHKIKDLVDPNSLGADTRAVLVNALYFKGSWEKKFDSKITTDRDFHVTKDKTVKVPTMYKKDDFKYAESKELDAKLLELPYEGKEASFLIVLPNEIDGLAALQEKLKDPTALDKAVAEMREVEVNVYLPKFKIETTIDLKKVLSKIGITSLFDPSKAKLDNLLKNESGLYVSDAIQKAFIEVNEEGAEAAAANAFLVPMAASWPPPTVPEFIADHPFFFNLKAGDSVLFGGVFAN
- the LOC134793832 gene encoding alaserpin-like isoform X2; the protein is MNTLIFFAAAVAMASASGEEKILNDGNNVFTANMFSEVVKEQAGKSVVMSAFSVMQPLAQLAMASVGESHDQLLKAIGLPNDNVTKEVFPKVTAQLRAVKGVTLKQANKIYIPPNAEVKEDFAALSKSVFGSEFKNIDFTKNVPAAQEINSWVEDQTNHKIKDLVDPNSLGADTRAVLVNALYFKGSWEKKFDSKITTDRDFHVTKDKTVKVPTMYKKDDFKYAESKELDAKLLELPYEGKEASFLIVLPNEIDGLAALQEKLKDPTALDKAVAEMREVEVNVYLPKFKIETTIDLKKVLSKIGITSLFDPSKAKLDNLLKNESGLYVSDAIQKAFIEVNEEGAEAAAANEFIIRPPMAAVPPLEQYFIVDRPFYFELKANNILFNGIQKFNNI
- the LOC134793832 gene encoding alaserpin-like isoform X14, producing the protein MNTLIFFAAAVAMASASGEEKILNDGNNVFTANMFSEVVKEQAGKSVVMSAFSVMQPLAQLAMASVGESHDQLLKAIGLPNDNVTKEVFPKVTAQLRAVKGVTLKQANKIYIPPNAEVKEDFAALSKSVFGSEFKNIDFTKNVPAAQEINSWVEDQTNHKIKDLVDPNSLGADTRAVLVNALYFKGSWEKKFDSKITTDRDFHVTKDKTVKVPTMYKKDDFKYAESKELDAKLLELPYEGKEASFLIVLPNEIDGLAALQEKLKDPTALDKAVAEMREVEVNVYLPKFKIETTIDLKKVLSKIGITSLFDPSKAKLDNLLKNESGLYVSDAIQKAFIEVNEEGAEAAAANEFGISYAMAVQEFFFTADRPFVFVLNVGSSTLFSGLFQS
- the LOC134793832 gene encoding alaserpin-like isoform X13, coding for MNTLIFFAAAVAMASASGEEKILNDGNNVFTANMFSEVVKEQAGKSVVMSAFSVMQPLAQLAMASVGESHDQLLKAIGLPNDNVTKEVFPKVTAQLRAVKGVTLKQANKIYIPPNAEVKEDFAALSKSVFGSEFKNIDFTKNVPAAQEINSWVEDQTNHKIKDLVDPNSLGADTRAVLVNALYFKGSWEKKFDSKITTDRDFHVTKDKTVKVPTMYKKDDFKYAESKELDAKLLELPYEGKEASFLIVLPNEIDGLAALQEKLKDPTALDKAVAEMREVEVNVYLPKFKIETTIDLKKVLSKIGITSLFDPSKAKLDNLLKNESGLYVSDAIQKAFIEVNEEGAEAAAANEFGIYVMMLKPEKWFKADRPFLFFLNAGSTALFNGSFQS
- the LOC134793832 gene encoding alaserpin-like isoform X8 encodes the protein MNTLIFFAAAVAMASASGEEKILNDGNNVFTANMFSEVVKEQAGKSVVMSAFSVMQPLAQLAMASVGESHDQLLKAIGLPNDNVTKEVFPKVTAQLRAVKGVTLKQANKIYIPPNAEVKEDFAALSKSVFGSEFKNIDFTKNVPAAQEINSWVEDQTNHKIKDLVDPNSLGADTRAVLVNALYFKGSWEKKFDSKITTDRDFHVTKDKTVKVPTMYKKDDFKYAESKELDAKLLELPYEGKEASFLIVLPNEIDGLAALQEKLKDPTALDKAVAEMREVEVNVYLPKFKIETTIDLKKVLSKIGITSLFDPSKAKLDNLLKNESGLYVSDAIQKAFIEVNEEGAEAAAANAFVGLTAAAYPPPPENEFKADHPYLFLLKTGSTPLFTGVFVN